The proteins below come from a single Candidatus Hydrogenedens sp. genomic window:
- a CDS encoding SIS domain-containing protein, whose amino-acid sequence MYLSPLEQEIFDDLLSRRPDLKICADDILRTHEILVNCFSKGGTLFTCGNGGSYADALHIAGELVKSFERKRPIDKSVLEKLTHEFAGEELGKYLEAGLRAIPLGMNSALKTAIENDCPLRDIAFAQELSVLIKSGDVLLAISTSGNAKNCLYAISIARANNGIVIGLTGPSGGLMAQYSHVCIKTPGNSTKVIQEGHQPIWHALCAMVEVHFFPEKR is encoded by the coding sequence ATGTATTTATCTCCACTTGAACAGGAAATTTTTGATGATTTATTAAGTCGCCGACCCGACCTCAAAATATGTGCCGATGACATTTTAAGGACACATGAAATTCTGGTCAATTGTTTTTCTAAGGGTGGCACTTTGTTTACCTGTGGCAATGGTGGCTCTTATGCAGATGCTCTGCATATTGCAGGGGAATTGGTTAAAAGTTTTGAACGGAAACGACCTATAGATAAATCGGTTTTGGAGAAATTAACCCATGAATTCGCCGGAGAGGAACTCGGAAAATATCTTGAAGCGGGATTACGAGCCATTCCATTAGGGATGAACAGTGCCTTGAAAACAGCCATTGAAAATGATTGCCCATTGCGTGATATTGCTTTTGCACAGGAATTGAGTGTGTTGATAAAATCGGGGGATGTTTTGCTTGCCATCTCTACATCGGGCAATGCCAAAAATTGTTTATATGCCATCAGTATAGCAAGAGCAAATAATGGCATAGTTATTGGGTTGACAGGTCCTTCTGGTGGACTTATGGCTCAATATAGTCATGTTTGTATTAAGACACCCGGCAATAGCACCAAAGTAATTCAGGAAGGGCATCAGCCTATATGGCATGCTTTGTGTGCTATGGTAGAGGTGCATTTTTTCCCGGAAAAACGATAG